The genomic region aaaacaaacaaacaaacaaagaaaaaatagcccTTCGTACCCCAGGGCTTGGGAGGGAGCTGCGACTTTAtctgtgtaatagaatgtgacaCAGGCTCCTGGAATGAACTGGACTTTGGGCTCCAGGCTGGCTCCTCCCAACACTGACTGCTCCCTAAAACAGTCCTGCCTGAAATTGCCAGGCTGTCCTATGGGGTGGGGTCGCTGATCTAAAGTGGCTCATTCTGTTGGCTGGCAGGTGACCCAACACACGGGGCCTGTGTTCTGTGACCAGTAATCAGACTGGTTCTCTCTGGGGTTTGGACATGGGGATGATGGAGGTCCCTtatacctgggaggcagaggggagcAGGACAGGTgtggagagagaagcagaggctgaggggaaaagtgctgtggctcatgagagagagtgacagagaggGAGTCTCAGGTCCTGATGCTTTCTCGATTTTTCTGGGCATGGTTATAATAAATCCTCTTTTCATGAGCAGACCTGGCTTTTCTTCCTTACAAAAGAGACCCAATACTACATAACAGAACACTAAATACTGTGATGTTGCTTACACAGGCCCAGAGCTTCTAACACAGGGAGTTGTCTGGGTTGGGCTTCCCCTGAAGCACATCCCCAGATAAGGATTTGGCTTATTTGGAAAGTGATCCCAGGAAGCACGAATAAGGGAGTGAGACAGTGAGACAGATAAGGGAAGGCAGACAACAAAGAGTGGGTATTGAAGTAATTACTACTGTGGTCAACTGGAGGTGATCTTTGGGAAAGAGTATGGAATggggcccagtgcggtggctcacacctgtaagcccagtacTTTGgatggccaaggcaggagcatcacctgaggtcgggagtttgagaccagcctggccaacatggcaaagcactgtctctacaaaaatacaaaaattagctgggtgtgggtggTTGGCACCACTCAGAAGCCTAAGGGAGgggaatcactcgaacccaggaggtggaggttgcagtgagtggaaattgcgccactgcactccaccctgggtgacagagcaaaactctgtctcaaaaaaaaaaaaaaaaagaaaaaaaggtatggAATGAGACCCAGATTCCTTCCATCTTTTGGGTGAGGGAGCTGTGGTATTTATCCACCAACTCCCACCAGATCTGGTAGAGGGCTCTTCTCAGAGTGGGTCTGCTGGCAAAGGGATGCAGGTGCTGACAGTTGGAAGTGGAACCAACCTTCCCTAGAACAGTAAAGGCCGAGAGGATATGAATGGGACGCTGACAGCGCATGCTCCAATATAAGCATTTACTCAGCATCTGCCAGATGCTAGATATTGTGGATCCTTAACACAGATTTTCTCCAATCCTTACATCAATCCTGTATCGTAGGTTCCAGTTTACTCCTGTCTTATGGATAAGGGACTGAGGCTCATAGCAGTAGGAAAATGGCTGAGCTGGGATTTAAACTTGAGTCTCCAAGATTCTTTCCATTTTCCCATCCTAGCTCCTACAAAGAACTGAAATGGTCTTCAGAGAGCAAGAGGGCCAAGCTAAGGTGGAGGGTGGCTTAGGAAACAAGGAACAGGCTTATACCCGCCCCATGGCCCCCCAATGACTTTGATAAGCCACCAACTTGAGATGCCAGCTGTGTTGGTGTGGGAGGTCAATGCTCAACTACGGTGGCAGCCTTACTGCTTAATACAGCGAATCCATAAAACTCTATGCCACGCTACGCTAGCCCATCgctctttttttctgtaagatTTGGTGGGCAAACAGTGGTCCAGTACCTCTCTTTTTTGAGCTGTTTTCTGACACAATCCTCAATGATTGCATTGTGGAGTGTGTAGTACTTGGTCCAGTAGATACAGATGACTTCATACTCCAAGAGCAGGTCCATCACAGTGGTGAAGCCTTCGTCCAACATGAAATTCTCGTCTTCTTCAGTACCCATTTCCCAGGCATAGATGGTTAGAAGTTCAAGAGCGTAGAGAGGGGGCAGATTGGCCCTGGGGGACCTGGCTTTCACATACTGTTGAAAGAGATgggaagacagagagggagagacccTAAGATTCTGTGTAAGGATGGCGTTGGACCAGAAGCTGAGAAATCCAAGTTctagtcctggctctgctgcctactggctgtgtgaccttggccatgtCACATTCCATCTCTAGACataggtttcaccattttagaaCTAAAGGGCTGAGTTAGTCCATTGGGCTTCAATATGTGCTTGACAGATGTAACTCCTGGAATGAAGTTATGAACAGGTGTGAGCAGATTGTGCTCGGTCACAAACATCCAAGCCTAAGCAGTCCCATTTAAATCTATTTTAGTGTATTGAGCTTCtgagaaatatttctttaaagaaaggaaaggtTTCCTTAGATAGAGGGAAAAAATGGTAATAGGTGAGATTCTGTAGTGAAGATTGGGGTTACCTCTCTAGCAGACGTTCTTTCCTTCCCCATTGCATAGTAGCCATGATGTTTGGAAGGGGTTGACCCCCACCCGCAGCTCCAGGATGAGCCCTGACTGGCACAGGCCTATCAGCATAAACCTTTCCCGCTTGCAAGTGATTGCTTCAAGAGAAGGCATGCGATCTAAGTTGGCTCAACTAGAGTAAAGCCTAGTTCTTTTGTTCAGTGGTTGAAAGAAGAGAAGTCCTCCCATGTGTGAATATGAGGGCAGGAACAGTTGTGGCCATTTTGCCACCAAGAGGGAAACAAGCCAAAGGACCAAGCTGACATATAGAGGAATGAGAAGCTGAGAGaattccagagaaacagagccagtgCCCTCACCAGTGCCTGAAGCTCCCCCGTCCCCCGTACTGTTTAGGGGTTTTCATACATGAGCTGATAATTCCCtttattgtttaagccagtttgagttggtttttgtgtttttctcttacTTGCAAAAGGAAGCATCTTAACTGACACGGGTCACTTCCTGTGTTAAGAATCTCACtgaggtcgggcgcagtggctcctgcctgtaatcccagcaccttgggaggccgaggcgggtggatcacttgaggccaggagttcgagaccagcctggccaacatggtgaaaccctgtctctactaaaaatacaaaaattagccaggagtggtggcaggtgcctgtaatcccagctacttgggaggctgaggcgggagaatcacttgaacccaggaggaggaggttgcagtgaaccaagatcatgccactgcactccagcctgggcaagagtgagaactagtctcaaaaaaaaaaaaaaaaaaaaaattcactgataCATTGATATTTAGCCAGAAAGTGAAAATTTTGGTCAAATATTCAGTAGTTTGATTTGTGGAAGTAAAACTGACGTGTTTTCCTATGGCCATCATATATGAATATTAGCTCACATCCCaaagtcagaggaaaaaaaaaaagctataacaCTTTGGCCTTGAAACAAACACAGAATCATCTTGTATAATTCTCATCTCCCAAATAAATGAAACCTTGGGCCTTTCCTACAGGTCACTGACTTACTAACAAAAAAACTTTATCCCTGACTTTAGAAAttcaattttgaattaaaatttatttataaggctgggctcagtggctcacgcctgtaatcccagcatgttgggaggccaaggccggcggatcacaaggtcaggagatcgagaccatcctggctaacacggtgaaaccccgtctctactaaaaatataaaaaattagctgggcatggtggcgggcacctgtagtcccagctactcgggaggctaaggcaggagaatggcgtgaacccaggaggcggagcttgcagtgagctgagattgcgccactgcactccagcctgggcgacagagcaagactccgtctcaaaaaaaaaaaaattataagttaattaatttgttttgtaACTTTTTGCGAATTCATCCTTAACACTCAATTTTGTAAACCATAACTAATAACATTATAATTTTGTTAGAAATTTAAACTCATGGTAATATAACTTATTTTCTTCAATATTAGTGAAATGTTACATTCTTAAAACTTAGATGATATATAAAATGTAGGATGCCTGTAATCAGTAAGATGTAAGCCTtagtgaatggattaaaaaaaacccagctcaacttacttcacctcctgggctcaagtgatccttcctcatcagcctcccgagcagctgagactacaggaacccaccaccacccccagctaatttttgtatttttgtattttttgtagagacagggtttcactatgttgctcaggctggtcttatcccttgggctcaagtgatcctcctagctcagcctcctaaagtgctgaaattacaggtgtgagctaccacattTGGCcagtaattgttttttctttaaatccctgttacattttattttatttttatcttattttttgagacagagtctcgctctcttgcccaggctggagtgcagtggtgccatctcggctcactgcaagctccgcctcccgggttcaaaccattctcctgcctcagcctcccaagcagctgggactacaggcacccgccatcacgcctggctatttttttgtatttttagtagagatggggtttcactgtgttagccaggctagtcttgaactcctgacctcaagcgatcctcccgcctcagcctcccaaagtgctgggattacaggcgtgcgccgtcgtgcccagcctattttatttttattggatcGAATCTTTCCTTCTGCTGTCTGATTCCCTTGTAACTTCTCTGCAagttttatataataaatgattTTTGTCTCTGAGTTCTGTTTTGCAGTTGGAGTTTCCATTATCTCGGGGGAAGATTTTGTTTCCAAAATTGACTGAGCTGCTACTTGAGAAATGTCCCTGAGGGCTGTTTAAAGAAATCCTTCCTCTTGTTAGTCCTTAACCTGCTGTGACGAATGGCCACAGTACCCGGCGAAGTTGACATCTGCCAGGCCTAGACTGTAACTGAAGGGTAACAAGAACTtgtggggtgggtgtggtggctcgtgcctgtaatcccagcactttgggaggccaaggtgggaggatcacttgagaccactTCGaaaccaggctggtcaacatagtgagaccctgtctttacaaaagaaaaataaaaaaattagctgggcatggttgtgcatgcctgtagtcccggttacttaggaagctaaggtgggaagatcgcttgagccagggaggtcttgatccagggaggtggaggctacagtgagtggtgatcacaccaccgcactacagcctgggcaacaaagcaagatcctgtctcaaaaaaataataataaaataaaataaaaataactaatttaCTGAAATACTGTAAAGtacctatttttctccttccttctctgtttctttctcctcttcctcctcctgttctCCTTTTCCACCTTCTTCACTGACggtttcattttacatttcaaaagacTAGCATTCTCTCGCTCTCTACCTGCTTCCATTTCCCCTGGGTGCAGTTTCCTGAGATGAAAATCAGGCCCTGCCTTTCCTCCccaccctcttccctctccttgccCCCGCCATCCTGGCAGCCCCCTCACCTGCTGGTACCAGTGTTTCACCAGGCGCAGGAGGCTCTTCAGCTTAGTTGGCCGATGTTTCACGAAATTTCTCTGCAGCTCGCTGAAGGAAGGGGAGAAATTTCCAGGGCCACCGCAGGCCTCGATCAGGCTCACATAGACCTCAGGGGGTGGCTGGGAGTTGGGAAGAGAAGGCCCTGAGGAGTGAGGGAGCAAAGGGAGAGTTTGGGGATTGAGGAAGCCGGAGGGTGGTAAATAGTATTTCGGGGAGAGCTTGCCTTTACATTGGAATTATCCCTCCAGGGACACTTGAGACCTCATATCTTCAGAAACCAAAGGTTTGCCTTGTCTAATTGTCCTTTTTGTGAAATTCTTACTCTGGAGAACCAACCTTGGGCCTTCCATGCATCAGGCCCCTCCCTGGATGTCCTCAATGTCCCTCATTTTCTTTAATGTCTGTTTTGGATCTCTTTCAATACTCATagggaggccgggtgcggtggctcaagcctgtaatcccagcactttgggaggccgaggcgggtggattacctgaggttaggagtttgaaatcagcctggccaacatggtgaaaccctatctctactaaaaatagaaaaattagccaggcatggcatggtggtgggctgtaatcccagctactcaggaggctgaggttggagaatcacttgaaccctggaggtggaggttgcaatgagctgagatcacgccactgcactccagcctgggcgacagagcgagagtctgtctcaaaatatatatatatgtatgtgtatatatatatatatatatatggagaacCAGTTCCATGGTACACATCACTGAGACATCCCAGCACTCTCTTCCTTGCTAAAATCAGATCCTGTCTCTTATACCTTTTCCAAAGAGCAACTCCATGCCGCCAGCCACTACAGCTGATAGGAGTTAGCACATGAGATGAAACCTCTAGGATCTGGGCTTGCAGCATGTAGGTTTTACTTCAAACACCTAGGAGTCTGCCCGAGGACAAACAACAGGGGCCAGTGAGTTAGTGCTCCCAAAGCAGCCCCCAACCAGTGACGGCTGGGAAGCTGGTGAGTAAGCACGCCAGTGTCCCACTTGGGATCCCGAAGAGGCTCGCTCCATAATGGGACTGCGAATTCTCCCAGGACATGAAGCTCAGGGTGGTGACTTGCCCACGGATGCACACGTTGTATTGAATTCTTGCCTTTCCCATCTCAATTCCATACTTCCCTACCGGTGTTTCCTGGGATGAATACCCAAATAAACTGCTTGTCCTCACATCCATGTCTTAGGATCTGCTTCTATAAAACGCAGTGACAGACCCCCACTCCCACTTTTAGCTCCTTCCCCTCACTGGGTGTCAGAGCCTCCTGAATGTTCTTTCCCCAGAAAGTCACTTCCTGAGCACCCTTTCTGTGTTTACCCAGGCCAACCCATTCTTTTTCTCTGAGCACTTACACCATTTGCAatcatggttttgttttgtttttgtgtgtgtgtgtgtgtttttttttgagacggagtcttgctctgttgcccaggctggagtgcaatggcacgatcttggctcactgcaacctccacctcctgggttcaagtgattctctgcctcagcctcctgagtagctgggattacaggcacccaccaccacacccagctaattttttgtatttttagtaaagacggtgtttcaccatcttggccaggctggtcttaaactcctgacctcatgatccacctgcctcggcctcccaaagtgctgggattacaggcgtgagccaccatgcccaggctgcaATCTTGTATTTATCTCTGCAATTCTTTGGTCAATTTCTGTATTCCAAGTTGAGTGATATGATAGCCAGAGTTGGGTTAATCCTGTGCACTGCAATAACCCAGCCCCAAGCATAGGACACAGatggaatgaataaatgtggGTGTGTGCACGTGCCCATGAGTAAAGGTGAGACACTGGGAAGTTTCCTGGGGCGGGCAAGTGTGTGAGTCAGGTGAGCTTCCCCTCCCCTTACCCAGGGCTCTGTAGGCAGGCACAATGGTGACCGTGATGGGCTCCGCAGTCCCCCTGGTCTGGATGGTGAAGACGAGAGCATCGGGGACCCTCTGCTCCACCCTCAGGTCCTCGAGTCCGAGGTCCAGCAGGTCCTGGCTTTGGCACATGGTTTTCCATATCAGCCTCAGAACATCTTGGTGATGCTTGGCTGCCTCCTGGAAGCTGTGGAAACAGCTCAGAAACGCCACCAGCTCCACCTCTCTGGTGCTCCTGAGAATCGTGCCATTCCCGAAGGAGCCCACCTGCAGAACACAGAGCCCCATCACCCTGAGGCCcactgccatgtgccaggcaacccctgcggcaCTTCACATGCACTGTCTCACTGAAAGCTCACCACCACTGAGGGATGGGTTGTGGGTAGTACTAATACCCACACTTTACAGGTGAGACAACTGAGATGTCTGGAGGATCTCGAGACATGGGATCGAGAAATGGGGCAGCCCGAAAAAGATCTTGACTCTTCCCTGTTTCTTAGCTGGGTAAACATTCTGACTCCTAAGaccttcatctctaaaatgaaagcAATGGCAGAACATGAGTCACTGGGCTACTGGGAGGATCAGATGAAATAATGTATGCCAAGGGTTTGGTggggtgcctggcacacaggaagtcAGCAACACATTTGTCTTTCTCCTCATTAGTCACTTGTCCCAGGTCTCGCAGTTTGCACCCCTCagagcccagcctctttttttttttttttttttttgagacagggtttcactcctgttgcccaggctggactgcagtgacgtgatcttggctcaagcgatcctcccacctcagcctcccaagtagctaggactacaggcctgcaccaccatgcctggctaatttttgtattgtttgtagtgacagggttttggcatgtcgcccaggctggtctcgaactcctggactcaagcgatttgcccccttggcctccccaaatgcccAGCTTCTTATCTACTACACTGCATTGCTTCTGAGACCCAGTCTTCTTATCCACAGAGTAAGGCCAACTCCAGAGGAATGGTAGCATCTACTCCGTAGGGTTGTTTGAGGAttctgggggtggtggtggggctgAATAATTTCATGACATTATAAAGCAAGGAGCAAGTTTGCCTGGTAGATTTAAGAGCCATAGGCTGTGAAATGGAGCAGTCTGAAAAAGATCTTGACTCTTCCCTGTTTCTTAGCTGGGTAAACATTCTGACTCCTAAgaccctcatctgtaaaatgaaagtaatGGCGAAACATGAGTCACTGGGCTACTGGGAGGATCAGATGAAATAATGTATGCCAAGCGTTTGGTggggtgcctggcacacaggaagtcAGCAAcacatttctctttctcctcattATCCAGCTGACTTAGACAATCCCTTCTGCTGCCAGGGGGGTCAGTTTTCCCATTAGTAATGGAAAGAGGTGGAGAAGGGATGTTTTGATGTTTCCAGATTCTAGATGAGCTCTCCAGGGCCTGTTGCCTCTGGTATGCAAAGCCCCACAACTCTCTGGCCTCCTCTCCTTCTCATTCTGTGTCGGGAGGTGGAATTGCCAGGGAGGCATCAGACTCCCAGTAGGCTACTTTTCCTGGTGGATGGAGTCAGATTCCAGCTGTTGCCAGATGATATAACACGCCCTGTGTGACATGAGCATGGATGCTGGATGACATGAGCATGCCCTGTGTCTGGCACCACTGAGAGCCCTGTATACATATTATTCCTTTTAATCTTTACTtcccagccaggcatgatggctcatgcctgtaatctcggcactttgggaggccaaggtgcgtggatcatgaggtcaggagttcgagaccagcctggccaacatggtgaaaccccatctctactaaaaatacaaaaattagccaggtgtggttgtgtgcgcctgtaatccaagctactggggaggctgaggcaggagaatcgcttgaacccaggaggcagaggttgtggtgagctgagatctcgccactacactccagcctgggctacacagcgagactccatctaaaaaaacaaaacaaaacaaaacaaaacaaaaaacccttcactTCCTGTATTGAGGTGGGTACTAGGAGAATTATCTCCAatgtacagatgagaagactgaggcaatGAGGAGCTTGCCATGGTCTCCCAGCCAGGAGGCAGCGGAGTCAGAGAAAGGCCAGAACTCAAGTAGtgggtggttcttctgcctctttcttcctCGTGACCCAAGGCTGTGAGCCAGGCCCTGCTTCCCAGGGACCATGGGCATTCAGACCCAGCACCTCCACCCCCTGGGAGAGGGTTGGAGATGGCACCCTGTGTGTGAATGAAGGACCCATTTCCCCCAAAGGCCAGTCTAGACTtccctttctttttgagacagagtcttgctctgttgctcaggctggagtgcaatggcacgattttcactcactgaagcctcgacctcctgggcttaagcaatcctcccacctcagcctcctgagtagctggaactacaggcatgcaccaccatgctcagctaattttttatatattttttgtagagtcgggggtctcaccattttgcccaggctggtctcgaattcctgggctcaagcaatcctcccacctcggcctcccaaagtgctgggattacaggcgtgagtcactgcgcctggcgtAGACTTCCCTTTCTGCCTTTCCCACTGGTAAgatccaggcagagagaaaagaacaCATCCAGAACAGGCTTCCTAATTTGCTTCGGTTTTAAACCTATTTAAGCACAATTCATTTGAAGACAAGTGTTCCCTTGTGTGGACCAGCTCCGCTCACTAGATTTTCAGAGGGTGGGGAAAGTGAGGGTTTAGACTCTAAATAAGATATATGATTCCTCGTTAGTCATGGCTCACTGGGGATTGCTACCATTTAGTAGTTTCAAGAGGAAAAGTGGCTATGATGTGCAGGAAGAATTTGAGGCTTGGGTGAATAGCATTTCCTGCTGTAAAAACTcattcttggccgggcgtggtggttcacacctgtaatcccagcatctggggaggccgaggtgggtggatcacttgaggtcaggagtttgagaccagcctggccaacatggtgaaacccagtctctactaaaaatgcaaagattagccgggcatcgtggaacacacacacacatacacacacacacacacacacacaataaactTATTCTTGTAGCATCCTCCTCTTACCAGACATTCCTTATTCCCTCCACTTTATTCTCAAGGTTGTTGGGGAGGGGGTGGTCTGGGAGGGTCTACCAGAGTCAGACTTGAGTCCCAGGCCCAGAAGAAAGCTTGGCAAGAATTATAATGATGCTTCTGTTTCTGAGCATTTATCATGCATGAATCATTCAGCCTGCATTGCACCACTGGCTTGGTGAGGgagagatgatgatgatgccCTAATCACAGATGAGAAGATTGTGGGTTTGAGAAATAAGAGTGGGAAGGTCAAAACCACACAGCTGGTAAAGGAAGAAGCAAAGAGTCTGTctaatatcaaaatttgtggttTCTCACTTGTAAATTGTATGGCCTCAGGCTTCGTATGCTGGGGATAGGTGCGAAGAACGGATAGGGGCCCAGGGCTTCTAGATCCCTCTGTGAGTTGGTTGCCCCTAGAGAGAGAACTTGAGCACTGGGCCGGGAGTCAGGGGTCCTAATTCTAGTCTTGCCTTTGCCACcaactcactgtgtgaccttggggtatctctcaccctctctgtgcctcagtttacttaaTTATTTAAGTGAGTCATTGGTGAGACTGTCTGATTCTCCAAAGTCTTTCTAGCTCTGACCCTCTTGAATTTTGATCTTAGCTAGCACAGGAGGTGGCATGAAACAGCTGGAGGAAGGGCTTGGGGAAAAATCTCAGTGAGGGGGACTTGGGTCCCTTGAGTCAAGTTCAAATCCCAACTTCAgcattgtgtgaccttgggcaagtcacctcacctctctgagcctccattaaaaagtcattttaggctgggtgcagtggctcactgtaatcccagcgctttgggaggccgaggagggcagatcatgaggtcaggagatcgagaccatcctagccaacatggtgaaacgctgtctctactaaaatacaaaaaaaattatccaggtgtggtggtgggcgcttgttgtcccagctacttgggagactgaggcaggggaattgcttgaaccagggaggtggag from Pongo pygmaeus isolate AG05252 chromosome 10, NHGRI_mPonPyg2-v2.0_pri, whole genome shotgun sequence harbors:
- the OASL gene encoding 2'-5'-oligoadenylate synthase-like protein isoform X2 translates to MALMQELYSTPASRLDSFVAQWLQPHREWKEEVLDAVRTVEEFLRQEHFQGKRGLDQHVQVLKVIKVGSFGNGTILRSTREVELVAFLSCFHSFQEAAKHHQDVLRLIWKTMCQSQDLLDLGLEDLRVEQRVPDALVFTIQTRGTAEPITVTIVPAYRALGPSLPNSQPPPEVYVSLIEACGGPGNFSPSFSELQRNFVKHRPTKLKSLLRLVKHWYQQAHHPGSGRPHPQRSGRVQMGHRRSEGLPVPETGLLL